The genomic segment TGTGCGCGGAAGGCTCATTACCGGGGTCATGGGGATCGGCGGCAACGAAGAGCGCGATCAGCATGGATATAAGTGTCACAAGAATGCGTTCGACTTCGCCATGCAACTGTCCGGCGATCACTGCCCCTATGACGGCCAGCGCAACGGCAAAAAGGACTCGGGGTGACAACCAGCTATTCACACTTTCCCCATCCACCTATTTGTTCCTGTTCCCGCCCTACGCTAAACCATCTATTAGCTTTTGCTGTCGATAATGTCCCACATATAGACGCTGTCCTGTCGCGCAAGCGTGGCGGCTGGAAATGCGGACATAATATGCTAGGCCAAAAAAATGGACGATGACACAAAAAGCCCCAATCCGCTGAATAGCCCGACGAGCCGTCGTCGTGCGCTGATGCTCGGTGCGGCCACTGCGTCGGCCATTGTATCGGTGCGGCCTGCTTTGGCGCAATCCGCTGCATCCGTCATGAACTGCGAAATTCCGGTGCCCGGACCGCATGGTACGGGCATGAATATCGACAGTTATGGCAAGTTGGTTCCGCGCGATACCCCGGGTTCATTCCCTGCGACCGGACAGAAATTCACCGGTGAACAGGTGAAAGCGGCCCTGCGTGGACGCAGTCTGCCCGGCACAAGCTATGACCAGAGCCAGGCCTATGTAAATTATATCCGCCGCCTGCAAAGCGGCCAGAGCGGCTTCACCTGCTACGCCAGCCTGCAGATGTCGCGCTAAACATTGAATTTTAACGCTGGGGCTTTACCCCATGCGTCCATGACAGCGTCGCAAAGTACAAAATATAAAGCGGAACCGGCGGACCAGATTTTGGTTACGCCGCTGGATTCGCTGACATTGGTGTATCAGCGCCGGTCGGGGATCACCCATATCGTGGCCGAACCCGCCCCCGAAATACTCGCCGCCATGGGTGCGGACGCGTTGACCGCCGACGAGGTTGCGCAGCGGTTGGCGGCGCAATTTGATTTTGACAGCGCGCAAGCGGCGGACATCATAGCCGCACGATTGAACGAGCTGGCCGATCTCGGGCTGGTCGAGCGCTGCTATGCATGAATTCCGGGTTCAGGTAGGGCCAGCCGCCTTTCGCATCGGTTCGCAGTGGAAGCGACCGTTGGATCAACTGGCGGAATTGTACCGCGATTATCCGGTGCCGCAAATACCCGACTATTCGGTGCGGCTGGAATCGGTCAGCCTGTTGCGCCGTTTTATCCGCCCATCGGTGGCGATCAACGGGGACTATATGTTGCCGGATGCGGCGCCTTTGCCTTTGGAGCAAGGCTTGCTGGCGGCCGAAATGGCGATGAACCTGCAAATGGCGCTCGGCTGGCGGCGGCACGTGTTACTGCATGCCAGCGCCGTCGAAAAGGATGGAAAGGCCCTTATCATGACGGGCCAATCGGGGTCGGGCAAATCGACTTTGGCTGCCATGCTGGGCCATAGGGGCTGGCGCTTCATGGGTGATGAATTTGTACTGGTCGATCTGGACAGCGGCGATGCGGTGCCATTCCCCCGGCTCATCAGCCTGAAAAACGAAGCCATTGGCGCGATGCTGGCCACCGCGCTCGATGGTCGTTTTGGCCCCTTGATGCCGTCCACGCCCAAGGGGGACATCCGGCATCTGGTTCCGCCTTCCGATGCGATCGACCATATGGCGCGTCCGGCCCGGCCTGCGCTCTTGCTATTCCCCAGCTTCGGATTTGACGCCGCTGTGCGTGAGGTCGGGCCGAGCGAGGTGTTCATGCGCTTGACGCAAGCCTCGACCAATTATGTCGCGCTCGGTGAAAAGGGCTTTTCTACGCTGACCCGCTTTGTCCAAACGGTTCCCGCCCGCGCGATTGATTATCGCGACGGGATCGAGGCCGAAGCGTTGGTGAACCAGCTATGGGCGGAATGCGCATGACCCATAACGGCATGCTTCTGGTCGATGCGCTGCGCAATCCTGCGGGGACAGCGCGTTTGGACGCGGCTGGATGGACTGCGCTGCTGACCATAGCACGGGTCGAACAACTGCTCGGCACCTTGGCGCGCAAGCTATCGGGTTTGCCTGTGCCGGACGCGGTGGCGCACATATTGGAAGAGGCCCGGATCAACGCCGAATACCAACGCCGCTCTGCCTTGTGGGAGGCCGACTGCGCGCGGCGGGCACTGGCGGACTATGCCGGCAAGGTCGTGCTGATGAAGGGAACGGCCTATGTGGCGGCTGGTCTCAAGGCAGGCGAGGGGCGGCATATCGGGGATCTCGATATCATGGTCGCACAGGCCGAATTGCCGCAGGTCGAGGCTGCGTTGCTAAACGCCGGGTGGGAATGGGTGAAAGAAGACGCCTATGATGACGCCTATTATCGCGACCATATGCATGAGCTGCCCCCGCTGATCCACAAGGAGCGGGACCGCATGATCGATGTGCACCACACGATCCTGCCCCTGACGGCGCGACCCCGGCCCGATGCGGAGGTGATGCTGGCCGAT from the Sphingorhabdus lacus genome contains:
- a CDS encoding HprK-related kinase A → MHEFRVQVGPAAFRIGSQWKRPLDQLAELYRDYPVPQIPDYSVRLESVSLLRRFIRPSVAINGDYMLPDAAPLPLEQGLLAAEMAMNLQMALGWRRHVLLHASAVEKDGKALIMTGQSGSGKSTLAAMLGHRGWRFMGDEFVLVDLDSGDAVPFPRLISLKNEAIGAMLATALDGRFGPLMPSTPKGDIRHLVPPSDAIDHMARPARPALLLFPSFGFDAAVREVGPSEVFMRLTQASTNYVALGEKGFSTLTRFVQTVPARAIDYRDGIEAEALVNQLWAECA
- a CDS encoding nucleotidyltransferase domain-containing protein, whose translation is MTHNGMLLVDALRNPAGTARLDAAGWTALLTIARVEQLLGTLARKLSGLPVPDAVAHILEEARINAEYQRRSALWEADCARRALADYAGKVVLMKGTAYVAAGLKAGEGRHIGDLDIMVAQAELPQVEAALLNAGWEWVKEDAYDDAYYRDHMHELPPLIHKERDRMIDVHHTILPLTARPRPDAEVMLADGDALANGLYVLSPTDMLIHSAAHLFADGELDGGLRNLWDIHCLIDERADDAFWPALASRAAHHQLLAPVERAVRLAHQLYGTDIPSGWRRGHWPDTYYIRRLTARDHWGRGTHKLTRLLFYIRSHWLRMPPLMLARHLWTKWRKSA
- a CDS encoding HPr-rel-A system PqqD family peptide chaperone — encoded protein: MTASQSTKYKAEPADQILVTPLDSLTLVYQRRSGITHIVAEPAPEILAAMGADALTADEVAQRLAAQFDFDSAQAADIIAARLNELADLGLVERCYA